One genomic segment of Drosophila melanogaster chromosome 3R includes these proteins:
- the CG34112 gene encoding uncharacterized protein, isoform B produces MSKAKSTAHEPTIHYLDSVLSDEEKRCAYGHQWRNFSISRSGRFRSKNKKRDAVDGKFFDGGSGSGSLQDFEKVSNCTSKSTISKCLDPATGPMTPAANQTRSQRDQVESYKSVYETNL; encoded by the exons ATGAGCAAAGCCAAGTCAACCGCCCACGAGCCGACGATCCACTACCTGGACAGCGTGCTGAGCGATGAGGAGAAGCGGTGCGCCTATGGCCACCAGTGGCGCAACTTCTCCATCTCCCGATCCGGACGCTTTCGTTCGAAGAACAAGAAGCGGGATGCGGTCGACGGAAAGTTCTTTGACGGAGGATCTGGATCAGGATCTCTGCAGGACTTCGAGAAG gtCTCAAATTGCACTTCGAAAAGCACAATATCCAAGTGCCTCGACCCTGCGACAGGACCGATGACGCCTGCAGCTAATCAGACAAGAAGCCAACGTGACCAGGTTGAGAGCTATAAAAGTGTTTACGAAACGAATTTATAG
- the CG34112 gene encoding uncharacterized protein, isoform A yields the protein MSKAKSTAHEPTIHYLDSVLSDEEKRCAYGHQWRNFSISRSGRFRSKNKKRDAVDGKFFDGGSGSGSLQDFEKSPYLTIT from the exons ATGAGCAAAGCCAAGTCAACCGCCCACGAGCCGACGATCCACTACCTGGACAGCGTGCTGAGCGATGAGGAGAAGCGGTGCGCCTATGGCCACCAGTGGCGCAACTTCTCCATCTCCCGATCCGGACGCTTTCGTTCGAAGAACAAGAAGCGGGATGCGGTCGACGGAAAGTTCTTTGACGGAGGATCTGGATCAGGATCTCTGCAGGACTTCGAGAAG AGCCCATATCTAACAATCACTTAG
- the CG34112 gene encoding uncharacterized protein, isoform C has translation MSKAKSTAHEPTIHYLDSVLSDEEKRCAYGHQWRNFSISRSGRFRSKNKKRDAVDGKFFDGGSGSGSLQDFEKVCPFAHFIIVPINHNNSPYRAHI, from the coding sequence ATGAGCAAAGCCAAGTCAACCGCCCACGAGCCGACGATCCACTACCTGGACAGCGTGCTGAGCGATGAGGAGAAGCGGTGCGCCTATGGCCACCAGTGGCGCAACTTCTCCATCTCCCGATCCGGACGCTTTCGTTCGAAGAACAAGAAGCGGGATGCGGTCGACGGAAAGTTCTTTGACGGAGGATCTGGATCAGGATCTCTGCAGGACTTCGAGAAGGTGTGCCCTTTTGCGCATTTCATTATTGTACCTATAAACCATAACAACTCACCTTATAGAGCCCATATCTAA
- the CG9855 gene encoding uncharacterized protein, isoform A, translating to MADKAAAPSVDCAAPSVDCATPAIPAVEDHTTLTVPPASANKATDASTSTAVQVAVDGGEPERCCWICFATDEDNRLAAWVKPCQCRGTTKWVHQSCLYRWIDEKTQKGNALRTVSCPQCQTEYIIVFPQMGKLGGALEAIDNLIKRLSPFLAAGFFVGSLYWTAVTYGAVTFLQIVGHEHGMSIMESGDPLVLLIGLPAIPVGLVLGRLIRWEDALLRLIRNRGTVVRKFPFVSLIYPNLSQEEEQQSISNPATPALSDPVSATRVFCGALLLPTISSIVGRILFDTVDNTLHRTLLGGLTFITVKGILKIYLKQKQYGRRKKRRIVDYTEENIRNFMHRNNNSAAAARQERLPEQRPVPPAERRDAVITRQRGDSGGSVV from the exons ATGGCCGACAAAGCTGCAGCGCCCTCTGTGGACTGTGCGGCGCCATCTGTGGACTGTGCGACGCCTGCAATACCAGCCGTGGAGGATCACACCACGCTGACCGTTCCACCTGCTTCAGCGAACAAAGCCACGGAcgcttccacttccactgccGTCCAAGTGGCCGTCGATGGGGGGGAGCCGGAACGCTGCTGCTGGATCTGCTTCGCCACCGATGAGGACAACCGTCTGGCGGCGTGGGTGAAGCCCTGTCAGTGCCGCGGCACCACCAAGTGGGTGCACCAGAGCTGCCTCTACCGCTGGATCGATGAAAAAACCCAGAAGGGTAACGCTCTACGCACTGTATCGTGTCCGCAGTGCCAAACGGAGTACATCATAGTGTTCCCGCAGATGGGCAAGCTTGGAGGTGCTTTAGAGGCAATAGATAACCTCATCAAGCGCCTGAGCCCCTTCCTGGCGGCTGGTTTCTTCGTGGGCTCCCTCTACTGGACAGCAGTAACTTACGGAGCAGTCACATTTTTACAG ATTGTCGGACATGAGCACGGCATGTCCATAATGGAGTCTGGAGATCCGCTCGTTCTCCTTATTGGGTTGCCGGCTATTCCAGTGGGGCTTGTGCTTGGTCGATTGATTCGCTGGGAGGATGCATTGTTGCGTCTTATTCGAAACCGCGGGACGGTGGTGCGGAAGTTTCCTTTTGTAAGCCTTATTTATCCGAACCT CAGCCAGGAAGAGGAACAGCAAAGCATCAGCAATCCGGCCACACCGGCTCTCTCTGACCCTGTCTCAGCCACGAGGGTCTTCTGCGGCGCTCTCTTGCTGCCCACCATATCGTCGATCGTGGGACGTATTCTCTTTGACACGGTTGATAACACATTGCATCGTACTCTGCTTGGAGGTCTGACCTTTATAACGGTCAAGGGAATTctgaaaatttatttgaagCAGAAACAGTACGGCCGCCGCAAGAAGCGCCGAATTGTGGACTACACTGAGGAAAATATTCGGAACTTCATGCACCGCAACAATAACTCGGCAGCAGCGGCGCGGCAGGAAAGGCTGCCCGAGCAGAGGCCAGTGCCACCAGCGGAGCGAAGGGACGCTGTAATCACACGTCAACGCGGCGATAGTGGTGGTAGCGTTGTCTAG
- the CG9853 gene encoding uncharacterized protein, isoform B: protein MSAAETGPIASGSAVSTGQRGVSRVLAKLSQSLAGGEFYEAHMMYRTLYFRYTAQKRYQDCLELLFDGAQQLIAKEQESSAADLCLLLVDTLEKRGPQAEDTDNFLWVPRLGALIRGLNSATVERETLIQRTIKWSTALHGQYGHPVLHKLIAHVFWTEGNIESARHHYLLCQDGSLCGRVLIEISQSRGFQGEMDLFLVQAVLQQLSLKDRKTAEDTFTEYTRYHAKLLKHEFPYKEPLVNFLYFLFRLIDAKRVAGFRALRKLYDPSLKRDTSFLKYVAKIGVLYFDEHPEAAHSGPPGLGGMFGDIFNRLMAGFEEDDADDHDTTLRRQNENNELE, encoded by the exons ATGTCTGCCGCCGAGACAGGTCCAATAGCCAGCGGCAGTGCGGTGTCCACTGGACAGCGCGGTGTCAGCCGAGTACTTGCCAAGTTGTCCCAGTCTCTGGCAGGAGGAGAATTCTATGAAGCGCACATGATGTATAGGACGCTGTATTTTCG GTATACGGCGCAGAAACGCTATCAGGACTGCCTGGAACTGCTCTTTGATGGAGCACAGCAGCTTATTGCCAAGGAACAGGAAAGCAGCGCCGCGGACCTATGTCTCCTTCTGGTGGACACGTTAGAGAAGCGAGGACCACAGGCGGAAGATACCGACAACTTCCTGTGGGTTCCACGCCTAGGGGCTTTGATCCGCGGCCTTAACTCCGCGACTGTAGAGCGCGAAACCCTTATT CAACGGACCATTAAGTGGAGCACGGCCTTGCATGGCCAGTATGGCCACCCAGTGCTCCATAAGTTAATTGCGCACGTGTTTTGGACCGAGGGCAACATTGAGTCGGCTCGTCACCACTATCTACTCTGCCAGGATGGCAGCCTATGTGGGCGAGTGCTAATTGAAATCAGCCAGAGCAGGGGCTTCCAGGGCGAGATGGACTTGTTTCTGGTACAAGCTGTGCTGCAGCAGCTATCCCTTAAGGATCGGAAAACTGCAGAGGACACGTTCACTGAGTACACACGCTACCACGCCAAGCTGCTTAAGCATGAGTTCCCCTATAAGGAACCGCTGGTCAACTTCTTGTACTTCCTATTCCGTCTTATTGACGCGAAGCGTGTGGCTGGGTTTCGGGCCTTACGCAAGCTTTACGATCCATCCCTAAAGCGCGACACGTCTTTTCTAAAGTACGTAGCCAAGATTGGGGTGCTGTATTTCGACGAGCATCCGGAGGCTGCTCATTCTGGCCCGCCCGGGTTGGGCGGAATGTTTGGTGACATATTCAATCGCCTTATGGCGGGCTTTGAGGAAGATGATGCGGACGATCATGACACGACCCTGAGGCGGCAAAACGAGAATAACGAACTGGAATAG
- the CG14647 gene encoding uncharacterized protein, whose product MNSDLKESGSGARKDDAAPAAGDFVAASGFAPNRWVKLNVGGQIYATTIDTLVGREPDSMLARMFLQNGSMKPSERDEQGAYLIDRSPRYFEPIINYLRHGQFVCDSNISVLGVLEEARFFGIFSLVTHLEERLGQQETPLGDRPLTRNDVIKAIIQTSVITELRFQGVNLSGADLRKLDFRNINFKYANMSHCNLSHTNLNYCCLERADLQYANLECAQLVSVRGLCANMEGANLRGCNFEDPTGVRTNLEGVNLKGACLESSNMAGVNLRVANLKNANMKNCNLRAAVLAGADLEKCNLSGSDLQEANLRGANLKDAELTLMVTPLHMSQAIR is encoded by the exons ATGAATAGTGATCTGAAGGAGAGTGGTTCCGGAGCCAGAAAAGACGACGCCGCACCGGCAGCCGGCGATTTCGTCGCCGCTAGCGGATTCGCTCCCAATCGTTGGGTCAAACTGAACGTGGGTGGACAAATCTACGCCACTACCATCGACACTCTGGTGGGCAGAGAACCGGATTCAATGCTTGCTAGGATGTTCCTGCAAAATGGCAGCATGAAGCCCAGCGAGCGTGACGAGCAGGGAGCATACCTGATTGATCGAAGTCCTCGATATTTCGAGCCGATCATCAACTACCTCCGCCACGGACAATTCGTATGCGATTCGAACATCAGTGTGTTGGGTGTTTTGGAGGAGGCGCGGTTCTTCGGAATCTTTTCGCTTGTCACCCATTTGGAGGAACGCCTGGGACAGCAGGAGACGCCGCTGGGGGACAGACCATTGACGCGCAACGACGTCATCAAGGCCATCATTCAGACCTCCGTGATAACGGAGCTGCGCTTTCAAGGCGTTAATCTGTCTGGGGCCGATCTACGAAAGCTAGATTTTCGCAACATTAACTTCAAG TATGCCAACATGTCTCACTGCAATTTGTCCCACACCAATCTTAACTACTGCTGTCTTGAACGGGCGGATCTTCAGTACGCAAACTTGGAATGTGCCCAACTAGTGTCAGTGCGGGGACTTTGCGCCAATATG GAAGGTGCAAACTTGCGTGGGTGTAATTTTGAAGACCCAACAGGAGTTCGAACTAATCTAGAGGGTGTTAACCTCAAAGGAGCATGTTTGGAAAGCAGCAACATGGCCGGTGTTAACTTACGTGTGGCAAATTTGAAGAACGCCAATATGAAGAACTGTAATTTGCGAGCTGCGGTGTTAGCAGGTGCCGACTTGGAAAAATGCAATCTTTCTGGCAGCGACTTGCAGGAGGCAAATTTGCGTGGGGCAAATTTAAAGGACGCGGAGCTTACCCTAATGGTGACCCCATTGCACATGTCACAGGCCATACGATGA
- the lost gene encoding lost has product MEDQSNAAPAVAAENGGNTAQEVSSTTQPIEPTKRSLRVQTWKKIQEGKVGIGFNNIFNRIPSFVGADKAAALFANEEEFKKAQHIKVNIDRVLHEFKELALLADKSVYLPSTRESSALCLKVDVLADATEEQKKEALRVQDIQKFRSEIGLDSGLKLDIVVIGSVVVSREGYRIGRGNGFADLDIGLLIELGAITPKTIIVTIVHDMQVVDSLPPNLFQKYDTPVDIIATPTEIIRVPKRLSFPNGVYWELLSERRLKILPVLQQLKEREEKAGKSISLKEEDTDVEQHQNNRRRRGPVRRRIQRGNPGRTTSQTDNEQPQGETAQKRTPRRKGRFVNRRRRTTKSEGDQSGVEAGAKTDDRKLPEAGTDERRSKKNKNSDFCIKLTNLSRDIRVKDLKSELRKRECTPMSISWKGHFGKCFLHFGNRKGVPSTQDDMDKVLKSLNDLSLTITTGGETAPAAAAGEGGEKAESAETATPVQTKTILVNVELIQFGEKKSASSTGANAGAGEDGKADAQNGGEAVTVAGGDVGGARIEAVDTTTV; this is encoded by the exons ATGGAGGACCAAAGCAACGCAGCCCCCGCTGTCGCCGCGGAGAACGGCGGAAACACCGCGCAGGAGGTGTCTTCGACAA CTCAGCCCATAGAGCCCACAAAGCGCTCGCTGCGCGTGCAGACCTGGAAAAAGATCCAAGAGGGCAAGGTTGGCATTGGATTCAACAACATATTTAACCGAATTCCTTCGTTCGTGGGTGCCGATAAGGCTGCTGCCTTGTTTGCCAATGAAGAGGAGTTCAAGAAAGCAC AGCACATCAAGGTGAACATCGATCGCGTCTTGCATGAGTTTAAGGAACTGGCATTGCTGGCCGACAAGTCCGTATACTTGCCCAGCACCCGCGAATCTTCTGCACTGTGCCTAAAGGTAGATGTGCTGGCCGATGCCACCGAGGAGCAGAAAAAGGAGGCTCTGCGCGTTCAAGATATTCAAAAGTTTCGCTCGGAAATTGGATTGGACAGCGGTCTGAAGCTGGACATCGTGGTTATTGGCTCTGTTGTAGTGTCACGCGAGGGTTACCGCATTGGACGCGGAAATGGTTTCGCTGATCTGGACATCGGCCTCCTTATTGAACTGGGAGCCATTACACCGAAGACAATTATTGTCACAATCGTGCACGACATGCAGGTGGTGGACTCACTGCCCCCGAATCTATTCCAGAAGTACGATACGCCAGTTGATATCATTGCAACACCCACAGAAATAATCAGGGTGCCAAAGCGCTTGTCTTTCCCCAATGGCGTTTACTGGGAGCTGCTGTCCGAGCGCCGTCTAAAAATATTGCCCGTGCTGCAGCAGCTTAAGGAAAGGGAGGAGAAGGCGGGAAAATCCATATCCCTCAAGGAGGAAGACACCGATGTGGAGCAACATCAAAACAACAGACGCCGCCGTGGGCCTGTGCGCCGGCGCATCCAACGAGGAAACCCAGGTCGCACCACTTCGCAGACTGACAACGAACAGCCGCAGGGC GAGACTGCTCAGAAACGCACTCCGCGGCGCAAAGGTCGTTTCGTCAATCGCCGCAGACGTACAACTAAG TCTGAGGGCGATCAGTCTGGTGTGGAAGCAGGTGCTAAAACTGATGATCGTAAGTTACCAGAGGCTGGCACTGATGAGCGTCGTTCAAAGAAGAACAAGAACAGTGATTTTTGCATTAAGTTGACAAATCTGTCTCGTGATATTCGCGTCAAGGACTTAAAGTCGGAGCTCCGCAAACGCGAATGCACTCCGATGTCAATTTCTTGGAAGG GACACTTCGGAAAGTGTTTCCTGCACTTTGGAAACCGCAAGGGGGTTCCCAGTACCCAGGACGACATGGACAAGGTGTTGAAGTCTCTCAACGATCTCTCGCTCACCATTACCACTGGTGGCGAGACAGCCCCAGCTGCCGCCGCAGGGGAGGGCGGTGAGAAAGCAGAGTCAGCTGAGACTGCAACGCCTGTGCAGACCAAGACTATTCTCGTCAACGTAGAACTGATCCAATTTGGCGAGAAGAAAAGTGCTAGCTCCACTGGTGCCAATGCCGGTGCAGGCGAGGATGGAAAAGCAGACGCGCAAAACGGAGGGGAGGCCGTAACTGTGGCAGGAGGCGACGTGGGTGGTGCACGCATCGAAGCTGTCGACACCACCACAGTATAG